A stretch of the Macrobrachium nipponense isolate FS-2020 chromosome 23, ASM1510439v2, whole genome shotgun sequence genome encodes the following:
- the LOC135201030 gene encoding rho GTPase-activating protein 30-like isoform X2 has protein sequence MTEEFATGKGETFSRSVIFDCRVFFEVMVQGVVAKGVEDKKNSLHMIDTFMENMEDRLPTRENKGEYAPTESEGRADELSIEDKRYLFISAYLNRRPHSEGAEKSSPKADKVRNISSDDLSEKYSLTQGGKREDHQRNNSKEEDFEGNEDKDGEYSDNEGREEGKARKYPSDDEREKNPCNNKSQVEDHTRSWWEDHHRRNRGEEKEYSDYEGREREDWEKYFQTNTDKEEDSPDEEDRKEGFHTTGDQSVSDPTSENEEKGNHLRKTAEEIAKWAENMIQNAAGKHLVEKRSSEDCESGGDPCGAIPGNGTLDSSVRFRDHSSTLWPFGSNTGYPLVPYRILVKDPALVAYSKTRSRSGILQPVLTSSKSPQKTRRPWERGNI, from the exons ATGACTGAAGAATTTGCCACCGGCAAAGGGGAAACATTTAGTCGCTCCGTGATATTCGATTGTAGGGTGTTCTTTGAAGTAATGGTGCag GGCGTTGTGGCCAAGGGAGTGGAGGATAAGAAAAATAGTCTGCATATGATTGATACATTTATGGAGAATATGGAAGATCGTTTACCTACTCGTGAAAATAAAGGAGAATATGCTCCTACAGAAAGTGAAGGCAGAGCAGATGAACTCTCCATAGAAGATAAAAGATATCTGTTTATCAGTGCGTATCTGAACAGAAGACCACACAGTGAAGGTGCCGAGAAGTCTTCCCCCAAAGCTGATAAGGTCAGAAATATATCCTCTGACGACCTAAGTGAGAAGTACTCTCTTACTCAAGGAGGTAAGAGAGAAGACCACCAGAGGAACAATTctaaggaggaagacttcgaaggAAATGAAGATAAAGATGGAGAATACTCTGATAatgaaggaagggaggaaggtaAGGCAAGAAAATACCCCTCTGATGACGAGAGAGAAAAGAATCCCTGTAACAATAAAAGTCAGGTAGAAGACCACACCAGGTCTTGGTGGGAAGACCATCATCGAAGGAATAGAGGCGAAGAGAAAGAATACTCCGATTATGAAGGCagggagagagaagactgggaaaAATACTTCCAAACCAACACAGATAAGGAAGAAGACTCCCCTGATGAGGAAGATCGGAAGGAAGGCTTCCACACGACCGGCGACCAATCCGTCTCAGACCCCACGAGCGAGAATGAGGAAAAGGGGAATCACCTGAGGAAAACAGCAGAAGAAATCGCCAAATGGGCTGAGAACATGATCCAGAATGCCGCCGGGAAACACCTGGTGGAGAAGAGAAGTTCCGAAGACTGCGAAAGTGGAGGTGACCCCTGTGGGGCGATTCCAGGGAATGGGACCCTGGATTCCAGCGTTCGCTTCAGGGACCACTCGTCCACTCTGTGGCCCTTCGGCAGTAATACTGGGTATCCCCTCGTTCCGTATCGGATTCTCGTTAAAG ATCCCGCGCTGGTCGCTTACTCGAAGACTCGATCTCGGAGTGGAATTCTGCAACCTGTATTGACTTCGTCAAAGTCACCCCAG AAAACGAGAAGGCCTTGGGAACGTGGGAATATTTGA
- the LOC135201030 gene encoding rho GTPase-activating protein 30-like isoform X1, which translates to MTEEFATGKGETFSRSVIFDCRVFFEVMVQVIILLLLVFVSPGVVAKGVEDKKNSLHMIDTFMENMEDRLPTRENKGEYAPTESEGRADELSIEDKRYLFISAYLNRRPHSEGAEKSSPKADKVRNISSDDLSEKYSLTQGGKREDHQRNNSKEEDFEGNEDKDGEYSDNEGREEGKARKYPSDDEREKNPCNNKSQVEDHTRSWWEDHHRRNRGEEKEYSDYEGREREDWEKYFQTNTDKEEDSPDEEDRKEGFHTTGDQSVSDPTSENEEKGNHLRKTAEEIAKWAENMIQNAAGKHLVEKRSSEDCESGGDPCGAIPGNGTLDSSVRFRDHSSTLWPFGSNTGYPLVPYRILVKDPALVAYSKTRSRSGILQPVLTSSKSPQKTRRPWERGNI; encoded by the exons ATGACTGAAGAATTTGCCACCGGCAAAGGGGAAACATTTAGTCGCTCCGTGATATTCGATTGTAGGGTGTTCTTTGAAGTAATGGTGCaggttattattttgcttttattggtCTTTGTATCTCCC GGCGTTGTGGCCAAGGGAGTGGAGGATAAGAAAAATAGTCTGCATATGATTGATACATTTATGGAGAATATGGAAGATCGTTTACCTACTCGTGAAAATAAAGGAGAATATGCTCCTACAGAAAGTGAAGGCAGAGCAGATGAACTCTCCATAGAAGATAAAAGATATCTGTTTATCAGTGCGTATCTGAACAGAAGACCACACAGTGAAGGTGCCGAGAAGTCTTCCCCCAAAGCTGATAAGGTCAGAAATATATCCTCTGACGACCTAAGTGAGAAGTACTCTCTTACTCAAGGAGGTAAGAGAGAAGACCACCAGAGGAACAATTctaaggaggaagacttcgaaggAAATGAAGATAAAGATGGAGAATACTCTGATAatgaaggaagggaggaaggtaAGGCAAGAAAATACCCCTCTGATGACGAGAGAGAAAAGAATCCCTGTAACAATAAAAGTCAGGTAGAAGACCACACCAGGTCTTGGTGGGAAGACCATCATCGAAGGAATAGAGGCGAAGAGAAAGAATACTCCGATTATGAAGGCagggagagagaagactgggaaaAATACTTCCAAACCAACACAGATAAGGAAGAAGACTCCCCTGATGAGGAAGATCGGAAGGAAGGCTTCCACACGACCGGCGACCAATCCGTCTCAGACCCCACGAGCGAGAATGAGGAAAAGGGGAATCACCTGAGGAAAACAGCAGAAGAAATCGCCAAATGGGCTGAGAACATGATCCAGAATGCCGCCGGGAAACACCTGGTGGAGAAGAGAAGTTCCGAAGACTGCGAAAGTGGAGGTGACCCCTGTGGGGCGATTCCAGGGAATGGGACCCTGGATTCCAGCGTTCGCTTCAGGGACCACTCGTCCACTCTGTGGCCCTTCGGCAGTAATACTGGGTATCCCCTCGTTCCGTATCGGATTCTCGTTAAAG ATCCCGCGCTGGTCGCTTACTCGAAGACTCGATCTCGGAGTGGAATTCTGCAACCTGTATTGACTTCGTCAAAGTCACCCCAG AAAACGAGAAGGCCTTGGGAACGTGGGAATATTTGA